The window GTTCGCGTCGAATCGCTGGACGAATTTTTGTGCCTGGTAATCGAGATAGCTCTCCACGTCACGATAGGAGTCATCGTCGAGAGCGAACTCCGGAACGGGGCTGGAAGAATCCCCACTCGCACCGAATTTCCGTGGCGGACAGTCGGCGAGTCGCCGACCGAACTTGTCCGCCATCGAATCCTTCGACAGGTACGTAACGTGACCGAGTTGCCGGGCGAGGGCCAATCCGATATCGGGATGGTCAGGGTAGTAGTCACCGCCCTGCCATATCGGATCGGAGACGATTGCCCGCCGGGAAACCGCGGAGAGGGCGAGCAATTGTGGATCGAGACGCGCCGACGTGGCGATTGGAACTACCTTCTCGACGCGGTCCGGGTATCGTTTCGCCCATTCGAGGGCGTTCATCCCGCCGACGCTTCCGCCGATGACTGCCCGGAGTCCGTCGATTCCGAGATGATCCAGCAGACGATGTTGGGCACGAGTCCAATCGCCGACGGTGACGGTCGGGAAATCGGAACCGTAGGGGTCACCCGTCTCGGGGTTCGTACTCTGCGGGCCGGTCGTGCCGTAACACGATCCGGGAACGTTTGCACAGACCACGAACTGCTTGCGGGTGTCGATGGGCATGCTCGGGCCTACCATCTCGTCCCACCAACCGGTTCCTTGGCCGTCTTTGCTTCCGAGAACCTGCTGGCTGCCGGTGAGTGCGTGGCAGACGAGAACCGCATTGTTGCCGGTGTATTCGCCGTACGTCTCGTAGGCGATTTCCAATTCAGGAATCTTCGCACCGGACTCGAATTCGAACGAGCCAAGCGAGACAGTCATCGTGTAGCCTCCTCGATTGCCGAATCGAGGTCGGCGAGGATATCAGCGGGGTCTTCGATGCCGACCGAGAGGCGAACGAGGTCGCGCGTCACGCCAGCGGACCGCTGTTCTTCCGGCGAGAGTTGGGCGTGCGTCGTGCTCGCGGGATGGATGACGAGCGTCTTCGCGTCGCCGATATTGGCGAGAAACGAGGCGAGGTCGACTTCCTCACAGAACGTCTTGCTGGCCTCGTACTCGCCGAGTCCGAAAGCAATCATGCCGCCGTAGCCGGAATCCAAGAATCGACTCGCGTTGTCGTGCGTATCATGTGATTCGAGACCGGGGTAGGTGACCCACGCTACCTCGTCGTGGTCGGCGAGGTACTCCGCGACGATAGCGGCGTTGTCGCAGTGGCGGGCCATCCGGATGGGAAGCGTTTCCAACCCCTGAATCGTCTGCCACGCGTCGAAGGGCGACTGCTGATTGCCGAGGCTTCGAAGCGAACGGAACCTGACGGCAGCGGCGAGCGGTGCGTTCGGGAAGTCCCTCGAGAAGTCGATACCGTGATAGGCTGGGTTTTCGCCCGCGATTTCCGGGTAGCCCTCCCAGTCGAAGGTGCCGTCGTCCACGAGGACGCCTCCGACCGTCGTTCCGCTCCCGTGAAGCCATTTGGTCGTGGATTCCCAGACGACGTCCGCACCGTGGTCGAGGGGATGACAGAGCGCGGGCGTCGCAAACGTGTTATCCACGACGAGAGGAACGCCATGGTCGTGGGCGATATCGGCCACACGGTCGAAATCGGGAGTGACGAGCGACGGATTGCCGATGGTTTCGACGTGGACGAACGCCGTGTCCTCGTCGATTGCGTCGGCGTAGGCGTCGTAGTCGAGCGTGTCCACGAACCGAGCCTCGATTCCACGACGGGATGCGGTGTGCGAAAAGTAGGCGGTCGTCCCGCCGTAGGTATCGGTCGAGACGACGACGTTGTCGCCAGCCTCCGCGAGGACGAGCGTGAGCGAGTCGAGCGCCGCCATACCGCTGGCGGTAGCGACCGCATCGGTTCCACTTTCGAGTGAAGCGATTCGGTCCTCCAGCATCTCGACTGTCGGGTTGCTCAGCCGGGAGTAGATATGACCGTCGGCTTCCAGCGCATACAGGTTTGCGGCGTGGTCTGCGTCCTCGAAGGCGTAGGAGGTCGTTTGGTAGAGGGGCGGAGCAACCGCCCCTGTCGCGGGGTCCGGCTCCTGCCCCGCGTGAACGCTCCGGGTATCGAATCGGGGCTGGTCGTCACTCATGTGTAGTAGGAATATTTCTACAGAATTTTATAACCACCAGTTACGGCAAGGTTTGCAGAGCATGCTAGCGAATGGCGAGGAAGAGAACTCGACTCGCGAGCGCTAGTGGCGTATTCCGTCCGCTCCATCGACACGTCGGGGGCGGCCGGTGACGTGTTCCTCCTCTTGCGACTGTGGGAAAGACAACCCGAAACCGTGCTCTACGACACGGACATCGAACACAGCTACGTCTTCGAACCCGCGAGCGACACCGCTATACGTGTCGGGAAGCTCGAACAAAACCGATGAAAAAGCGCACGTTCGTTCTGCTCGGATTCGGCGCGTTCGCCCTTATCCTCCTGAGTTTTCTCCTACTCGGATTCGGGCGGCTCGTGTTTTCCTACCAAACCGCGCGGTATCTCTCCGCTCCGACGATGTTCGTCGCGTTCGCCTTCGTTCTCGTTCTCCTCGTGCAGTCGATATTGTCCGTAGCCGGCTTGTCGGAACTCGAATAGTCAGCCTCGACTCCCTAACCCTCGCCCTGCAGTGAGCGATATCGCCGCACCCACCACGCCTGAAGCGGGATGATGAGAAGGGGCATCCAGTACGCCAGGTCGAGACTGACCAGACTGACCGCTATCGAGGAGACGAACACGAAAGGGACGATAAGCCCCCGAATGGAAACCAGACGAGCGTGGTGGGTGCTGATTTCATCGGTGATAAGGCCGCGTCGTGCGGCGTACCACCACGTCGCCGTCATGGTCAGTCCGACGAGTGTGAAGTTCGTCGCGTACAACCCCCACGTCAACCGGGTCGAATACGTGCCAACGAGTTCCGTCGGGAACGGGAGAAAGGAGATGGTGAGCAGGAACAGCAGGTTTAGATAGAGGAGAATCCGGTCGTGTCGTTCGATGTTCTGGAAGAGGTTCTGGTGAACGACCCAATACACACCGACCGTAAAGAAGCTCAGCAGATAGCTGAACAGCAACGATTGAAAGCCGAGGAGATACGGCGGAAGTTGGGTCCCCGCCTGCGCCGACGGAACGTCCGGCACTTCGAATTGAAGCACCAACAGCGTCAGCACGATAGCGAAGACGCCATCGCTAATCGCTTCGAGTCGGTCGGTACCCTCGCCACCCAGCACCCGGACGACCATGGTCGATGTTTCGACGCGATAACAGGTAAGTACACCTGCTATTTTTCGGTCGGTGCCGAATCAGCGCAACTGTTCCCGGGCCGCGGCCATCGCCGCCTCCAGATCGACATCTTCGCCGACGTCGAGGAACGCCTCACCGATAGCACGCACGCCACGGAGGATTTGCTCCGAGGAGAGGTTGCCCATGTTGCTCACGCGGAAGATCTCACCACCGAGATGCGCCTGTCCACCGCTGATGCTGACGCCACGTTCGGTCACCGCGTCGAAAAAGTCGTCCGGGTTTTCGCGGACGCTTACAGGGAGCGAGACGGCAGTCAGCGTGTTCGAATACTCCGACGACTCGTTTCGTTCGGGGAACATCGACAGCCCCATCGAAGTGAACGCGGCTCGGAACGCCGACGACTGTCTGCGGTGGCGAGCGATTCGTTCGGGCATGCCCTCGTCCTCGATATGCTCGACTGCAAGCGCGAGGCCACGGAACAGAGGAACGGCGCTCGTGAACGGCGTCTGGTGGGAGTCCGCCTTCCGGAGATGCCAGTCCAAATCCTCGTAAAACGGCGCGTTCTCGCCGTCGAATGCCTCCTGCGCGCGAGGCGTCGCGTACATCGCGCTGGTACCCGGTGGGGCAGCGAGACATTTCTGCGCGTCGGTGATTACGACATCGACGTTCCAGTCGTCCACGAGGAACTCGTCGCCACCGAGGGAGGTAACACCGTCTACAACGAAGTAAGCGTCGTGCTCGTCGGCGATTTCGCCGACTTCGGCGACCGGATTGAGAAGACCGGTGCTCGTCTCGTTGTGTACCATCGTCACGACTTTCGTATCGTCGCTGACTACCTCGCCGACCGTTTCCGGGTCGATGGAGTGACCCCAGTCGAATTCGACGGGGGTGACGTTCGCATATCGGTCGGCGATCCGTTTGAATCGCCGACCGAATTTTCCGTTGACGATGGTGACTACTTCGTCATCCTCACCGGCGAGGTTGGCGACCGCGGCTTCCATCGCCATCGTCGCGGTTCCGTTGAAGATGAGACTCGTGCCGCCATTCGTCGTCGGCGTTCCATCGAGCGACGATCGCTCGAAGATGTAATCGAGACTGGTCTGTGCGCGTTCGTACACCGATTCGAACTCGGACGAGCGGTGCGAAACCATCGGTTCGCTCATCGCGGTTCGAACGTCACGCGCGAGGGGAACTGGACCCGGGTTGAGTAGGAGAAAATCCTCTCGCATACACCATCGTTCGACCTCCCAGTAAATAAGCGTCGTGCGGGGCGCAAATTCCGCCACCTCTTCCATCTACTGACGTTCGTCCGGCAGATTCGGAACGAGCCACGTGAGAAACGCCGCCGGACTGCGCGATTGCATCCAGATGGTTCCCGGTCCTTCGAACTCGCAGATGAGTCCGTCGCCGCTCTCGGCGGGAGACCGGACGCCGCTGAGGCGGCTAACCGAAAATCCGACAGTTTGCTCGAACGCGACGACGTGTCCAGTGTCCACGACGTATCGTTCGTCGGAGTTGAGACTGACCACCGAAATCGCCCCGTAGCTCGACAGAAACGATAACCCCGACCCCGACAGCTCGAGCAAGAAATCCCCCTCAGACTCGACGAACGCCCGTCCGCCGCTCAGTTCGGCGTCCAGTCCGACACCCGGTTCCACGGCGAGAAACGAGCTTGATGGGGTGTAAAGCGACTCATCACGGAGTTCGTAGTGAAAAATATCGCCGGGAAACGGCGGTGCCAACGTGACGGTGCCGGGACGGTTAGCCGAAAAGGTGGTCGAAAACGGTCGTCGTTCGTCGAACATCGAATCGGAGAGCGATTCTACGAGCTCGTCGTCCATCCCCGCCGTGACTTCGACATTCTTCGAGTGACTAACCAGCGACCCGGCCTCGGCTCGAATCTCCTCATTCGATTCCAGTGTCAGTTCAAGCTGGGTGAACGCAGGCCGGTTCGTGATTTCGTAATCCATACTCGAAGGAGACACGGGATGGAGATGCATAGCCCTCGCGGCCTCCTCTCTCGTGAATGACGTACTGGCTGTGAAGGTGTTCGGGCTGGTTTTGTGGGAGCGGAGCGTGGTCGTAGCTCGTCCCTGAACGCCCGTGTTGACCTCGATTATGAGCAACTGAAGCGGCCACGAAGTAATATCAACTGTCGCTACAGTCGAACGTATTACGGAAGCGAAAATGGAACGAGCACGAACGAAAGACGAACGGGCACGATGGGATTCGAACCCACGACCGTCGGATTAGAAGTCCGACGCTCTATCCAGACTGAGCTACGTGCCCTCAGTGCCACATTATCGGGCGGTCATCATAAGGGATTGGGATTTCGCGCGAGAGCACAGCCCTTAAGCACGGTTCACGACAAAACCAGAGCAATGCGAGTAATCGGAACCGTCGGCCTACCGGGGAGCGGCAAGGGCGAAGCCGCAACCGTTGCGGAAGAGGTCGGCATCCCCGTCGTGACGATGGGTGATGTCATCCGCGAAGCGTGCCGGGAGCGCGGTCTCAACCCGGCGGAACACCACGGCGAAATCGCGAAAGCACTCCGCGAGGAAAACGGCCCGGACGCCATCGCACAGGCGTCGCTTCCGCAGATCGAGGACGCGATGGAAGGATCCGATACCGTCCTCGTGGATGGCATTCGCTCCGGCGTCGAAGTCGAACGGTTCGAATCCACCTTCGGCGACGATTTCGTGTTGGTGAGCATCGAAGCGCCGTTCGAAGTTCGCGCCGAACGACTCGGCGAGCGCGGCAGAGACCGCACCGATGAAGACGAGGAGGGACTTCAACAGCGTGACGAACGCGAACTCGGTTTCGGTCTCGACCGAGCGATGGCACGAGCAGACGCCGTTATCGACAACACAGACACGCTCGACGCGTTCCGAATGCAGATTCGTGCCCTCCTCGAAGACGGACTTTCGGGGCTGGAAAACGTACAAACTGCGGAGGGAACATGATTTACAGCGTCGATATCGAAATTACGGCGCCGGTTCGGGACACGGAAATCGAGGCGCGGGTCGCGGACGCGATCGAGAACGTCTTCCCCGGTGCGGAAGCCGAATCGGGACACGGAGAACTCGTCGCCGAAGCGCACAGCGTCGAGGCGTTCTCGGAAGCACTCCACCGACAGGAAATCCTCGATACGGCACGCGGGGAGTTTTTCGGCGGTCGAGACGGCGATACTCTTTCGTTCTCGCTGAAAAAGCAAGCCGCCTTCCAAGGCGTCATCAACTTCGCGGTCGGCAATCCGGACGAACTCGGCGACATTCACGTCCGAATCAGGGTGAACGACCCCTCCGTCGAGGAGTTCATCGATTACGTCGCGCCACCGACAGAGGACGGCAAGCCGATTACGGGCGAGACGTAGTTTCAGATAACCGTTTGGACGACGACAAAGAGTACGATAACACCCAGCACGTCGCAAGCGTTCGTGACGACTGGAATGACCACGTCGTCAGGGTCGAGTTCGAACCGATACGCGACGTAAGTGGCAACGAGCGTAACCAACACTGCGATAAATGCCAGCGTGATTCCACTCATCAAGGAGATGAAAACGACGATGTGGAGTCCCAACTCGGTTCCGCCGATCAACCACGTCAACGACCACGCACCGAAGCCGACGACCGGAAAAACGGTGATCGCGAGCGCGACAGTTGCCACCGCATTTCCCGCGAGGAGGTCATCCTCACGACTGAACGAGAGCGTTCCGAGATGAAACGCGGTCGATAGTCTGGCGGCGAGAATGCTGCCGAGGTTGCCCGCCGTTCCGATGGTGACCGGCACGAGTGCGAGAAGCGTCGGATACCGAAGCAGGGTGCTCTCGAACGATCCGAGGACGAGACCGCTGCCGATTTCGACGACGGTCAACACGAGCAAAACCGGGAGCATAGCCCGCATGATGGCGCGAACCGTCCAGCGTGTCGGCATTCATCCGCCCCCGAATCCGAACCCGAGGACGATTCGAACGGCGAGCAGGAGAAACGAGATGCCGAACACGTCGCCGGTCGTCGTCACCAGCGGTCCGACGAGCGTGTCCGGGTTGTTACCGCGCCGGTATCCCGCGAATACGACCAAGACGACGGCGACGGTCAGCGCGCTGCCCGAAAGCAATCCCGCGATGAACGCGATAGCGACCAAAGTGGGCAACGGTGCAACGGGGTCGGAGAGCAGCCGGAGAACCGAAAACGCGACCAACGACGCGAACAGGCTGGCGAGAATCCCGTTCGCCAGCGAGGCTACGATAGCGGCCCACACTCGATCGTCGTCCGGGACGAACGACGGTTCGACCAACCCTTGGTGGAGTCCGGACGCGAGGCGCGCGCCGAGCGACCCGTAGACGTTTCCACGGGTGGCGAGGAGGGCGGGTACGAGAACGAGCAATCCCTGTACCTCACGGAGTTCGGCGCGCATACCGCCGAGAACGACGCCCGCGAACAGGCCGCCGACTACGCTCGCGGCCAACGCGGGGAGGGCCTCGCGGTATGCCTCGACGGCGACTTCCCGGACGGACATCTGTTGAAACGGATGCGGCCGTGGAACAAAAAAGGGGCGTGTTGCGGTAGACCCGACAGCCTACGATACGATGCTCGTTATCCGAACGGGCCGAACCCGCCGCCACCGCCGCCACCCTGCATCTTCTTCATCATACGCTCCATGTCGCCGCCCTGTCCCATCCCTTGGAACTGCTTCAGCGTCTGGGACATCATCTTGTGCTGCTGGAGCAGTTCGCGGATGCGTTCCTCGTCCTTGCCGCTGCCACGGGAAATACGCCGGATTTGGCTCGCACCGATGGAGCGTGGGTTTTCGAGTTCGTTCTCGGTCATCGAATCCATGATGACCTCGAAGGACCGCATGCGGTCTTTCGTCACGTCCATCGCATCGTCCGGTAGTTCGTCCATGATACCCCCGCCGAAGCCGGGAATCATGTCCATGACCTGTTCGAGCGGCCCCATCTTGTTCATCGCGTTCATCTGGTGACGCATGTCCTTGAGGGTGAACTGGCCCTTCAGCATGTCCTCGGGGTCCCAGTCCTCCTCCTCTTCCTGCGTCTCCTCCATCGCACGCTGGACGCGCTCGGTGAGTTGACCGAGGTCTCCCATTCCGAGTAGACGCGAGATGAAGCTGTTCGGTTCGAATCGCTCCACGTCCT of the Haladaptatus caseinilyticus genome contains:
- the metX gene encoding homoserine O-acetyltransferase MetX; protein product: MTVSLGSFEFESGAKIPELEIAYETYGEYTGNNAVLVCHALTGSQQVLGSKDGQGTGWWDEMVGPSMPIDTRKQFVVCANVPGSCYGTTGPQSTNPETGDPYGSDFPTVTVGDWTRAQHRLLDHLGIDGLRAVIGGSVGGMNALEWAKRYPDRVEKVVPIATSARLDPQLLALSAVSRRAIVSDPIWQGGDYYPDHPDIGLALARQLGHVTYLSKDSMADKFGRRLADCPPRKFGASGDSSSPVPEFALDDDSYRDVESYLDYQAQKFVQRFDANSYLYLTHAMENYDLSAGYDSDSDALAEYDGEVLVLSISGDWHFTVEQATHLTNAFRDAGVEVTHRVIDSDHGHDAFLTEPESVGPPIRRFLDPETGRFAPVHASLFAH
- a CDS encoding O-acetylhomoserine aminocarboxypropyltransferase/cysteine synthase family protein, with translation MSDDQPRFDTRSVHAGQEPDPATGAVAPPLYQTTSYAFEDADHAANLYALEADGHIYSRLSNPTVEMLEDRIASLESGTDAVATASGMAALDSLTLVLAEAGDNVVVSTDTYGGTTAYFSHTASRRGIEARFVDTLDYDAYADAIDEDTAFVHVETIGNPSLVTPDFDRVADIAHDHGVPLVVDNTFATPALCHPLDHGADVVWESTTKWLHGSGTTVGGVLVDDGTFDWEGYPEIAGENPAYHGIDFSRDFPNAPLAAAVRFRSLRSLGNQQSPFDAWQTIQGLETLPIRMARHCDNAAIVAEYLADHDEVAWVTYPGLESHDTHDNASRFLDSGYGGMIAFGLGEYEASKTFCEEVDLASFLANIGDAKTLVIHPASTTHAQLSPEEQRSAGVTRDLVRLSVGIEDPADILADLDSAIEEATR
- a CDS encoding TMEM175 family protein, which codes for MVVRVLGGEGTDRLEAISDGVFAIVLTLLVLQFEVPDVPSAQAGTQLPPYLLGFQSLLFSYLLSFFTVGVYWVVHQNLFQNIERHDRILLYLNLLFLLTISFLPFPTELVGTYSTRLTWGLYATNFTLVGLTMTATWWYAARRGLITDEISTHHARLVSIRGLIVPFVFVSSIAVSLVSLDLAYWMPLLIIPLQAWWVRRYRSLQGEG
- a CDS encoding pyridoxal-phosphate-dependent aminotransferase family protein, which codes for MREDFLLLNPGPVPLARDVRTAMSEPMVSHRSSEFESVYERAQTSLDYIFERSSLDGTPTTNGGTSLIFNGTATMAMEAAVANLAGEDDEVVTIVNGKFGRRFKRIADRYANVTPVEFDWGHSIDPETVGEVVSDDTKVVTMVHNETSTGLLNPVAEVGEIADEHDAYFVVDGVTSLGGDEFLVDDWNVDVVITDAQKCLAAPPGTSAMYATPRAQEAFDGENAPFYEDLDWHLRKADSHQTPFTSAVPLFRGLALAVEHIEDEGMPERIARHRRQSSAFRAAFTSMGLSMFPERNESSEYSNTLTAVSLPVSVRENPDDFFDAVTERGVSISGGQAHLGGEIFRVSNMGNLSSEQILRGVRAIGEAFLDVGEDVDLEAAMAAAREQLR
- a CDS encoding TIGR00266 family protein, which gives rise to MDYEITNRPAFTQLELTLESNEEIRAEAGSLVSHSKNVEVTAGMDDELVESLSDSMFDERRPFSTTFSANRPGTVTLAPPFPGDIFHYELRDESLYTPSSSFLAVEPGVGLDAELSGGRAFVESEGDFLLELSGSGLSFLSSYGAISVVSLNSDERYVVDTGHVVAFEQTVGFSVSRLSGVRSPAESGDGLICEFEGPGTIWMQSRSPAAFLTWLVPNLPDERQ
- a CDS encoding AAA family ATPase — protein: MRVIGTVGLPGSGKGEAATVAEEVGIPVVTMGDVIREACRERGLNPAEHHGEIAKALREENGPDAIAQASLPQIEDAMEGSDTVLVDGIRSGVEVERFESTFGDDFVLVSIEAPFEVRAERLGERGRDRTDEDEEGLQQRDERELGFGLDRAMARADAVIDNTDTLDAFRMQIRALLEDGLSGLENVQTAEGT
- a CDS encoding RNA-binding domain-containing protein; amino-acid sequence: MIYSVDIEITAPVRDTEIEARVADAIENVFPGAEAESGHGELVAEAHSVEAFSEALHRQEILDTARGEFFGGRDGDTLSFSLKKQAAFQGVINFAVGNPDELGDIHVRIRVNDPSVEEFIDYVAPPTEDGKPITGET
- a CDS encoding magnesium transporter, producing MPTRWTVRAIMRAMLPVLLVLTVVEIGSGLVLGSFESTLLRYPTLLALVPVTIGTAGNLGSILAARLSTAFHLGTLSFSREDDLLAGNAVATVALAITVFPVVGFGAWSLTWLIGGTELGLHIVVFISLMSGITLAFIAVLVTLVATYVAYRFELDPDDVVIPVVTNACDVLGVIVLFVVVQTVI
- a CDS encoding magnesium transporter produces the protein MSVREVAVEAYREALPALAASVVGGLFAGVVLGGMRAELREVQGLLVLVPALLATRGNVYGSLGARLASGLHQGLVEPSFVPDDDRVWAAIVASLANGILASLFASLVAFSVLRLLSDPVAPLPTLVAIAFIAGLLSGSALTVAVVLVVFAGYRRGNNPDTLVGPLVTTTGDVFGISFLLLAVRIVLGFGFGGG